One region of Pagrus major chromosome 5, Pma_NU_1.0 genomic DNA includes:
- the pheta1 gene encoding sesquipedalian-1, whose amino-acid sequence MKLNERSVAHYATCDSPPDKTGFLFKKGERNTAYHRRWFVLKGNMLFYFEERDSREPIGVIVLEGCTVELCESAEEFAFAIKFEVAKARVYKMAAENQAAMESWVKALSRASFDYMRLVVKELERQLEEIQEAAGGGCGGGGLQGRPKSSRRNQVARCRSGASSSSSSSSSLSSSSSSAPPMSIQYSAQRSLQDEVQLIPESSKENGVTWSKPPVALANGFAEVAPSCVAWEGCTDSGNNTVIGCGADGVRAPPVPPRRRGASLESPVSPGTGCFSKLHDWYGREVEELRVQWLQSQ is encoded by the coding sequence ATGAAGCTGAACGAACGCAGCGTGGCGCACTACGCCACCTGTGACTCACCGCCAGACAAGACAGGCTTCCTGTTCAAAAAGGGTGAGCGCAACACGGCTTATCACCGGCGCTGGTTTGTCCTGAAGGGTAACATGCTCTTCTACTTTGAGGAGCGTGACAGCCGGGAGCCCATCGGTGTCATCGTCCTTGAAGGGTGCACAGTGGAGCTGTGTGAGTCAGCCGAGGAGTTCGCCTTTGCCATCAAATTTGAAGTTGCCAAAGCGCGGGTGTACAAGATGGCTGCTGAGAACCAAGCAGCCATGGAGTCATGGGTGAAGGCGTTGTCAAGGGCCAGCTTTGACTACATGAGGCTGGTGgtgaaggagctggagaggcAGTTGGAGGAGATCcaggaggctgcaggaggtggctgtggaggtggaggcctGCAGGGCAGGCCCAAGTCCTCCAGGAGAAACCAGGTGGCACGGTGCAGGTCTGGAgcatcatcttcttcatcatcttcatcttccttatcatcatcatcatcaagtgCCCCTCCCATGTCAATCCAGTACTCTGCCCAGAGGAGCCTCCAGGATGAGGTGCAGCTCATCCCTGAGTCTTCTAAGGAGAATGGCGTCACATGGAGTAAACCACCAGTTGCCTTGGCGAACGGCTTTGCCGAGGTAGCCCCTTCCTGCGTGGCCTGGGAAGGCTGCACAGACTCTGGGAATAACACTGTGATTGGTTGTGGGGCTGATGGAGTGAGGGCTCCACCAGTGCCACCCAGGAGAAGAGGAGCATCTCTGGAAAGCCCCGTCTCTCCTGGCACTGGCTGCTTCTCCAAACTCCATGACTGGTACggcagagaggtggaggagctgagagtGCAGTGGCTGCAGAGCCAGTAA